One genomic window of Nicotiana sylvestris chromosome 10, ASM39365v2, whole genome shotgun sequence includes the following:
- the LOC138880132 gene encoding uncharacterized protein, with product MKILNETHVPGKITVSHLENISNKIFEFNWITFSDDDLPLEDIEHNRALYLIVKYEDSVVTRVLVDNGSSANICPLSTLNKLKVDDESIHKNNICVRGFDGRGKDSVDDIMLDLTIGLVEFTMEFQVLDVAISYNFLLGRPWIHVAKEVPSSLH from the coding sequence atgaagatttTGAACGAAACTCATGTCCCCGGCAAAATCACAGTGAGCCATTTGGAGAATATTTCCAATAAGATATTTGAGTTTAACTGGATCACATTCTCGGATGATGATTTGCCTCTAGAGGATATAGAACACAATCGAGCCCTCTATCTCATTGTGAAATACGAAGATTCTGTGGTCACAagggtgttagttgacaatggttctagtgcaaacatttgccctctctctaccctgaacaagttaaaagttgatgatgagagtattcacaagaacaacatatgTGTCAGAGGTTTTGACGGAAGGGGAAAAGACTCTGTTGACGACATCATGCTCGATTTGACAATAGGACTagttgaattcaccatggagttccaggtactggATGTGGCTATTTCTTACAATTTTCTGTTGggtaggccttggatacatgttgCCAAGGAGGTTCCATCTTCTTTACACTAG